Genomic segment of Anaeromicrobium sediminis:
TTGGCAGATGCTATTTCACCATAATTTATAGTTTTTAGTTCCATATCCTTATTAGTCCTTACTCCACATAATCCAAATTGATTTTCTCCTATATGGCAATTATGGGGACATAAAAAACAATGTATCTTTTCACCTTTTATTTCATAAAACATGGCCTTTTTTTCCATAGTATCACCTATTCCTTGTGTCTTATTACTTTAAATCTCTCTACTTCATAAGCTTCATCTTCTTCTATGCCAGCCTTTCTAAGGACAATATTTAATTGTTCTTCCACCGTATTTACACCTTCTAAGTCTGGTAATAGCAGACCTGATTTTCTACCACTTTTTACTATTACCCCATACTCCTTTGGATCTAATTCACTAATAGAAGCCTTTTCAGGTTTAGTAAGCACATCTACAGAAAAGTCTATATCCTTTAATTCCTCTAAATGAACAGGATTAAATCGAGGGTCATGCTCTCCAGCTTCCACTGCATTTCTAATTATTTCACTGGCAATATTTTTAGTAGTTGGAAGGAATGTACCTATACAACCCCTTAAATCTCCGTCTACCTTTAGAGAGACAAAAACACCCCTAGCTTCATTTTTCATCTCATCTGTCACATACTCTGGCATATCCGTATAAGTTCCATGGGTTAAATAATGGGTCAAACTCTCTCGCGCTAACCTCACATAAGGATCTGCACTTGCTAATTTATTTTTAAATTTTTCTTCTCTACTCTTTACTATTTTTTCATATCTATTTTCATTAGATTTTTCAAGATTAAATTTTACAACACCATAGCCTACTCCAAAGGGACCTTCATAGGATAGGACTTCTCCACTTATATTATAGTCATTCATAGCTCCTGCCATAATATAGATAGATCTCATTCCACATTCCCCAGCTTGTTCTATTATAGTAGGGTCCATATTAAATATTTCTAATATATCTCCTTCTCCTAAATATTTAATAATCTCTTCATCAAATTTAGGTCCATAGGGACTATACTCATAGGGCCCGAGCTCTTTTAGCTTATGGGATAAATCTCCGCTACCTATTATAACAGCATTCTTCCCTGCATGGTCTAATGCCTTTTCTAATGCCATACCAAACTTGTATAGTTGCATTTTAGACAACATTCCATAAGTTATATGTACTAAATTAAAGTCTTTATACTCTTTTTCTATAAAATATAGGGGAACTAATGCTCCATGGTCTAATTCATATTCTACCCCATAGGTATCAGCAGCATTTTTATCAATCTTTGCCACCATTACACCTTCACCATTGGAGTAAGCATATATTTCATCTACTAATCTTTTATCATTATTAAAAGATAAACCTACCTCATCTACTCCAAACTTTCTTAAATCACCACTTATACTAGTTCCATAGGATATGGCTACTGCATCATTAAATACAGGGCCATGGGGAGTTATTACTATTATAGTATCTGGCTTTAGATTGCCAATTTCCTTAGCAATTTCATTGCAAGAATCTATAGTATTCTGTATTTTTCTCTCTTCTCCCTTTCCCACCTCTGGCAAAATTATTGGAGGGTGGGGCATTAAATAGGTTTTTAAAATTTTTCCCATTATATCACCTCTAAATTTATTATTCCTTTTTAATAATTTTATAGTCTATTCAATAAAATTTTATCACAGTATATGGTATTTTTTGTTATTCATCTTGTGTTATTTTGTCGATTTATTAAAAAAATAAAAAAAATTAAAAAATTTTTAATCGCGTTCAAAAAATAATCGCGATTACGAAACCCTTGAAATCATGCCATTTCTAGGCTTTTCCACCCTTTCAAAAGGGCTACAACCTTGTCTATCACTGGATTTGGGGTGTAGAATTCTTTAGAAGTTTGTGGTAAAATTAACTCAGGTTGAATCTTTGGTGTTATCATATTAAAATCAACAACTCTAATTTAACCAAGACTCATATTTCCCCCAAGAAAATAGAGCATTAAGTTAATTAGAAATTTAATTAGAATTGTGGAATATTTTTCGTCTTATATTCTACAGTTTGAGCCATTTTATGGTTTTATAAGACTACCTTAAAGATTCAAACCTTACCAGTTTTACTCACCTTTCTTAAAATGACCCTTCGAAAGAAGGGTTATTTTAATTTCTTTATTTTTATTTAATTCATTCTAATCTCGAACCATCTATTCGCCAAAATTCTTTATAAAATTACCTCATATAATTAATTTTTAAATATTATTGAATATAATATAACCTAATTAGTAACTCTAAAAATAGGATAATTACTTAATTTATCCCTATACATATATAAAGCTATTAAATATTAATTAAAATAATGTTAAAAATTTATTGTTTAAAGTTTAACTTGGCTGAGTATATATATAATACAAAAATGAAACATATAAATTCAGGAGGTTATTATGAAGTCACTAAAATTAAAAGATGATATATATTGGGTTGGATCATTAGATCCTAACTTAAGAGTATTTGATATTATTATGTATACAGAATTCGGTACAACTTATAATTCCTATGTGGTTAAAGGTTCAGAAAAAACTGCTTTAATAGAGACGGTAAAGGTAAAATACTTTGATTCTTATCTGGAAAGATTAAATAAACTAGTAGACATAGATAAGATAGACTATGTTATTGTAGACCATACGGAACCAGACCATGCAGGTTCTATAGAAAAGTTATTAGAAATAAACCCTAAAATAAAAATAGTAGGTTCTCCTACGGCATTGAGATTTATGAAGGATATTGCAAACAGAGAATTTGATTCCATATCCGTTGGAAGTGGAGACACATTGTCCCTAGGAAATAAGACATTAGAATTTTTCAGTGTTCCATTCTTACATTGGCCAGATTCCATATATACTTATGTAAGAGAAGATAGTGTATTATTCACTTGTGATTCCTTTGGTTCTCATTATTCCTTCGAGCCAATACTAAGTAGTAAAATCACTAATGAAGAAGATTATATGAGTGCACTTAAATACTATTATGATATGATTATGGGACCATTTAAGCCCTATGTTCTTCAAGCGGTTGACAAAATTAAAGATTTAGATATTGACATAATAGGCCCAGGCCATGGACCAGTTCTTGATGAAAATCCTAGAAAGATAGTGGATATCTACAAAGAATGGTCTACAGAATCAAATCCTAACACTAAAAAGACTGTAGTAATTCCTTATGTATCATCCTATGGATATACGGGAGAATTAGCTAATGAAATAGCAAAGGGTATTAAAAGTGCAGGAGATATAGAAGTTAAATTATTTGATCTAGTAGAAGAAAAATCCACAAAGGTATTAAATGAAATTTATTGGGCAGATGGAGTATTATTTGGAACTCCTACTATAAATGGAGAAGCCTTAAAACCAATTTGGGATTTAGTTACATCCATGTTCCCTCCTACTCATAGTGGTAAAGTAGCATCAGCCTTTGGTTCCTATGGATGGAGCGGAGAAGGTGTTCCTCATATTGTGGAAAGACTAAAACAACTTCGAATGAAGGTATATGGAAAAGGTCTTAAAGTAAGATTCAAGCCATCAGAGGATAATTTGTCGGAAGCCTTTGAGTTTGGTGTAAACTTTGCTAACAGCGTTTTATCTGGAAAAGTTCCTACTACTTTTGAAGACAAAAAACCCATTACTATAAAAACTCAAGCTGGTGAAATAAAGGCTTGGAAATGTGTAGTATGTGGAGAAATATTCGAAGGAGAAGAACCTCCTGAAATATGTCCAGCATGCGGTGTAGGTAGAGATCAATTCATAGAAATTCCTCGCGAAAATGTAACTTATAAAAATGATACGGACGAAAATATAATAATCATTGGTGGTTGTGCTGCTGGCGTAGCTGCTGCTGAAGCCATACGAAAACGAAATGAAAGTTGCTCCATTGAGATAATAAGTAAAGAAAAGGTTTCTGGATACTATAGGCCAAACCTATCTAAAAACCTTGTTGGCCATTTAGATGATGATGATTTCTATATCCACCAGGTAGATTGGTATACTGAGAATAATATTACCTTAACCTTAGGAAATGAAGTAACTAGTGTGGACCCTAAAAATAAAACAATCACATTAAATAATTCTGTTACTAAGAGTTTTGATAAATTAATATTTGCAAATGGAAGTAGATCCTTTGTTCCTCCAATTAATGGAGTTGAAAAGGAAGGTATATTTACTTTAAGAACTTTAAAGGATTCTGAAAATATTAAAGCTGCTGCTTCTAACTCTAAATCTGCCGTAGTAATAGGTGGAGGAGTATTAGGTCTTGAAACTGCTTGGGAATTACACAGATTAGGCCTAAAGGTAAGTGTAATTGAAATGGCTCCTAGAATATTCCCTCGTCAATTAGATTTAGTTGGCTCTAGCATGTTAGAAGATAAAATAAAAGATTATATGGA
This window contains:
- a CDS encoding FAD-dependent oxidoreductase; the protein is MKSLKLKDDIYWVGSLDPNLRVFDIIMYTEFGTTYNSYVVKGSEKTALIETVKVKYFDSYLERLNKLVDIDKIDYVIVDHTEPDHAGSIEKLLEINPKIKIVGSPTALRFMKDIANREFDSISVGSGDTLSLGNKTLEFFSVPFLHWPDSIYTYVREDSVLFTCDSFGSHYSFEPILSSKITNEEDYMSALKYYYDMIMGPFKPYVLQAVDKIKDLDIDIIGPGHGPVLDENPRKIVDIYKEWSTESNPNTKKTVVIPYVSSYGYTGELANEIAKGIKSAGDIEVKLFDLVEEKSTKVLNEIYWADGVLFGTPTINGEALKPIWDLVTSMFPPTHSGKVASAFGSYGWSGEGVPHIVERLKQLRMKVYGKGLKVRFKPSEDNLSEAFEFGVNFANSVLSGKVPTTFEDKKPITIKTQAGEIKAWKCVVCGEIFEGEEPPEICPACGVGRDQFIEIPRENVTYKNDTDENIIIIGGCAAGVAAAEAIRKRNESCSIEIISKEKVSGYYRPNLSKNLVGHLDDDDFYIHQVDWYTENNITLTLGNEVTSVDPKNKTITLNNSVTKSFDKLIFANGSRSFVPPINGVEKEGIFTLRTLKDSENIKAAASNSKSAVVIGGGVLGLETAWELHRLGLKVSVIEMAPRIFPRQLDLVGSSMLEDKIKDYMDIFKGASIDSIVGEDKVSGVKLKDGTLIESDLVVISAGVRANAGLAKEANMDTNHGIVVNEFMETSMKDIYACGDVAEFDGVNYCLWEEALVQGNIAGANAVGDTIPYENIIPSVSFNGLNTSIFSIGDTGKDENADYQVVEIKDDKKGIYKKMYFVNKAFVGGILIGDTSKSVNMIQAYKEKTLLSDMISLINQ
- the amrA gene encoding AmmeMemoRadiSam system protein A, with protein sequence MGKILKTYLMPHPPIILPEVGKGEERKIQNTIDSCNEIAKEIGNLKPDTIIVITPHGPVFNDAVAISYGTSISGDLRKFGVDEVGLSFNNDKRLVDEIYAYSNGEGVMVAKIDKNAADTYGVEYELDHGALVPLYFIEKEYKDFNLVHITYGMLSKMQLYKFGMALEKALDHAGKNAVIIGSGDLSHKLKELGPYEYSPYGPKFDEEIIKYLGEGDILEIFNMDPTIIEQAGECGMRSIYIMAGAMNDYNISGEVLSYEGPFGVGYGVVKFNLEKSNENRYEKIVKSREEKFKNKLASADPYVRLARESLTHYLTHGTYTDMPEYVTDEMKNEARGVFVSLKVDGDLRGCIGTFLPTTKNIASEIIRNAVEAGEHDPRFNPVHLEELKDIDFSVDVLTKPEKASISELDPKEYGVIVKSGRKSGLLLPDLEGVNTVEEQLNIVLRKAGIEEDEAYEVERFKVIRHKE